In Cicer arietinum cultivar CDC Frontier isolate Library 1 chromosome 1, Cicar.CDCFrontier_v2.0, whole genome shotgun sequence, one DNA window encodes the following:
- the LOC101504723 gene encoding myb family transcription factor PHL7, with protein sequence MYHPSNDPNSSLIGSNSLVHGQHIDCGRSAMDPGNGGSNLANNSNLASKQRLRWTHELHERFVDAVAQLGGPDRATPKGVLRVMGVQGLTIYHVKSHLQKYRLAKYLPDSSSDEGKKADKKEAGDMLSNLDGSSGMQITEALKLQMEVQKRLHEQLEVQRQLQLRIEAQGKYLKKIIEEQQRLSGVLSEAPGSGIAAPTPGDMCQELDNKSDPATPDPEKAAKEHAPAKSLSVESFSSHHEPTTPDSGCQLVSPADSPEGERSSKKQRVSVEGTYSKQDMVLPHQILESSMSSYQQQTTIFLTQDHFDPSLGISSGSGEEMDKLGGRNM encoded by the exons ATGTATCATCCATCAAATGATCCTAATTCGAGTTTAATTGGAAGCAATTCATTAGTTCATGGTCAACACATAGATTGTGGTAGGAGTGCAATGGATCCTGGTAATGGAGGAAGCAATCTCGCCAACAACTCGAATCTCGCCTCAAAACAACGTTTACGGTGGACACATGAGTTACATGAACGCTTTGTTGATGCCGTGGCTCAACTCGGTGGGCCTGATC GTGCCACACCCAAAGGTGTCCTCAGAGTTATGGGTGTACAAGGCTTAACCATTTACCATGTTAAAAGCCATTTGCAG AAATACCGACTAGCAAAATACTTACCTGACTCCTCGTCCGATG AAGGGAAAAAGGCCGACAAGAAAGAAGCGGGAGATATGCTTTCCAATCTAGATGGTTCATC AGGAATGCAGATTACTGAAGCACTAAAGCTTCAAATGGAAGTGCAGAAGCGACTACATGAACAGTTGGAG GTGCAGAGACAGCTACAGTTAAGGATAGAAGCTCAGggtaaatatttgaaaaagatAATTGAAGAGCAACAGCGACTCAGCGGAGTTCTATCGGAAGCACCTGGTTCGGGAATTGCGGCCCCAACTCCAGGAGATATGTGCCAAGAACTTGACAATAAGAGTGATCCGGCTACTCCTGACCCGGAAAAAGCTGCTAAAGAGCACGCCCCAGCAAAAAGTCTTTCTGTTGAATCTTTTTCATCTCACCACGAACCGACGACACCAGATTCCGGTTGCCAACTCGTTTCACCTGCTGACAGTCCTGAAGGAGAGAGATCATCTAAAAAGCAACGAGTAAGTGTCGAAGGAACGTATTCTAAACAAGACATGGTGCTTCCACATCAGATACTGGAATCAAGCATGTCATCATACCAGCAACAGACCACTATTTTCCTTACGCAAGATCACTTTGATCCTTCTCTAGGTATATCGAGCGGAAGTGGCGAGGAAATGGACAAGCTTGGTGGCAGGAATATGTGA